From Caulobacter segnis, a single genomic window includes:
- a CDS encoding pyridoxine 5'-phosphate synthase, translating into MLRLGVNIDHVATIRNARGSSYPEPVRAAELALAAGADGITAHLREDRRHISDADIAVLTDLCHKRGKPLNFEMAVTDEMVGIAIGARPHAACLVPERREEVTTEGGLDVVKGQNRIADATGRLRTVGARVSLFIEPDPAQIRASAQAGAQVIELHTGAYCDAARAGETARAEAILERLKAGAALAAELGLEVHAGHGIDYATVKPIAAIPQIAELNIGHFLIGEAIFVGLPQAIQRMRALMDAARLEAEQAA; encoded by the coding sequence ATGCTGCGTCTGGGCGTCAACATCGACCACGTAGCGACGATCCGGAACGCGCGCGGTTCCTCCTATCCCGAACCGGTCCGGGCCGCCGAGCTAGCCCTGGCGGCCGGGGCCGACGGCATCACCGCCCACCTGCGCGAGGATCGCCGGCACATCAGCGACGCCGACATCGCCGTCCTGACCGACCTTTGCCACAAGCGCGGCAAGCCGCTGAACTTCGAGATGGCGGTGACCGACGAGATGGTCGGCATCGCGATCGGCGCGCGGCCGCACGCCGCCTGCCTGGTGCCCGAGCGTCGGGAAGAAGTGACCACCGAAGGCGGCCTCGATGTCGTGAAGGGCCAGAACCGCATCGCCGACGCCACGGGCCGCCTGCGCACCGTCGGCGCGCGCGTCTCGCTATTCATCGAGCCCGACCCGGCCCAGATCCGCGCCTCGGCCCAGGCCGGCGCCCAGGTGATCGAGCTGCACACCGGCGCCTATTGCGACGCCGCCCGCGCCGGGGAGACCGCGCGCGCCGAAGCGATCCTGGAACGGCTGAAGGCCGGCGCAGCCCTGGCCGCCGAGCTGGGCCTGGAGGTCCATGCCGGCCACGGCATCGACTACGCCACGGTCAAGCCGATCGCCGCCATCCCGCAGATCGCCGAGCTGAACATCGGCCACTTCCTGATCGGCGAAGCGATCTTCGTCGGCCTGCCGCAGGCCATCCAGCGGATGCGGGCCCTGATGGACGCGGCCCGCCTGGAAGCGGAGCAGGCCGCGTGA
- the pyrE gene encoding orotate phosphoribosyltransferase, producing MTNDDVLDEFRAAGALREGHFVLSSGLHSPVFLQKNLVFMRPERCERLCKALAQKIIATVGQVDVAVSPAVGGIIPGYETARHLNVPSIYVEREGGGFKFRRGFHLEPGQKVVMVEDIVTTGLSSRECIQAIKDAGGDVVAAACIVDRSGGKADVGVPLIALASLAVPAYPADALPPELAAIPIEDPGSRRLKG from the coding sequence ATGACCAACGACGACGTCCTCGACGAATTCCGCGCCGCCGGCGCCCTGCGCGAAGGCCACTTCGTGCTGTCCAGCGGCCTGCACAGCCCGGTGTTCTTGCAGAAGAACCTGGTGTTCATGCGGCCCGAGCGCTGCGAGCGGCTGTGCAAGGCCCTGGCCCAGAAGATCATCGCCACGGTGGGGCAGGTCGACGTCGCCGTCTCGCCGGCCGTCGGCGGCATCATCCCCGGCTACGAGACCGCCCGTCACCTGAACGTCCCCTCGATCTATGTCGAGCGCGAGGGCGGCGGCTTCAAGTTCCGGCGCGGCTTCCACCTGGAGCCCGGCCAGAAGGTCGTGATGGTCGAGGACATCGTCACGACGGGCCTGTCGTCGCGCGAATGCATCCAAGCGATCAAGGACGCCGGCGGCGATGTCGTCGCGGCGGCCTGCATCGTCGACCGCTCGGGCGGCAAGGCGGATGTCGGCGTGCCGCTGATCGCCCTGGCCAGCCTGGCGGTGCCGGCCTATCCGGCCGACGCCCTGCCGCCGGAGCTGGCGGCGATCCCGATCGAAGACCCCGGCAGCCGCCGGCTGAAGGGCTGA
- a CDS encoding NUDIX domain-containing protein, whose amino-acid sequence MSEDIQRPRIGCGAAVLDSQGRLLLVKRVKNPEADHWGVPGGKLDWGEAARTCAEREIEEELGIRITAGPVLAVTDMVAPDYHWVAITYRVERFEGEPSIQEAHAIHEWGWFALDALPSPLTAATRDAVAALKAA is encoded by the coding sequence ATGAGCGAAGATATTCAACGCCCTCGCATCGGCTGCGGCGCGGCCGTTCTCGACAGCCAGGGCCGGCTGCTGCTGGTCAAGCGCGTCAAGAACCCCGAGGCCGACCACTGGGGCGTGCCCGGCGGCAAGCTCGACTGGGGCGAGGCCGCCAGGACCTGCGCCGAACGCGAGATCGAGGAGGAACTCGGCATCCGGATCACCGCCGGCCCCGTTCTGGCGGTCACCGACATGGTCGCGCCCGACTATCACTGGGTGGCGATCACCTACCGGGTCGAGCGCTTCGAAGGCGAACCGTCGATCCAGGAAGCCCATGCGATCCACGAGTGGGGCTGGTTCGCCCTCGACGCCCTGCCCTCGCCCCTGACGGCGGCGACGCGGGACGCGGTGGCGGCCCTGAAGGCCGCCTAG
- a CDS encoding alpha/beta hydrolase produces MGSVRVYFATNRNELPDNKKLVFGPRFNPDGVAALRFGYADFPDGVETLQGGEVHVYPDVKGETDVAKTGGGQFMNDLRNEMLDGRDTLVFVHGFNVTFNGAIEAGARLAREVRIRAGVTDEGRPVNIVVFSWPSDGEAVPFMSYYSDREDARASGPGLARAYLKLRDFLEQLRTQDRCERSLHLLAHSMGAYVLRQGLQAVIAKDPDGLVRLFDQILLAAPDEDDDAFELDSKLKPLPRIGRQVTVYFNPSDRALVISDKTKGNPDRLGSDGPRLIDMLPKKVVLVDCRNVAADADTLVQHSYYVRSPAMAFDIGSVLAGLDAEAIGNREYVLSLRAWRIIKELT; encoded by the coding sequence ATGGGAAGCGTGCGGGTCTATTTCGCGACCAATCGCAACGAGCTGCCCGACAATAAGAAGCTGGTCTTCGGCCCGCGGTTCAATCCCGACGGCGTGGCGGCCCTGCGGTTCGGCTATGCCGACTTCCCGGACGGCGTCGAGACGCTGCAGGGCGGGGAGGTCCACGTCTATCCGGACGTGAAGGGCGAGACCGACGTCGCCAAGACCGGCGGCGGTCAGTTCATGAACGACCTGCGCAACGAAATGCTGGACGGTCGCGACACCCTTGTCTTCGTCCACGGCTTCAACGTCACCTTCAATGGCGCGATAGAGGCGGGCGCGCGGCTGGCGCGCGAGGTGCGGATCCGGGCCGGCGTGACCGACGAAGGGCGCCCCGTCAACATCGTCGTGTTCAGCTGGCCATCCGACGGCGAGGCGGTGCCGTTCATGTCCTACTACAGCGACCGCGAGGATGCGCGGGCGTCGGGGCCTGGCCTGGCGCGGGCCTATCTGAAGCTGCGCGATTTCCTGGAGCAGCTGCGCACCCAGGATCGCTGCGAGCGCAGCCTGCACCTGCTGGCCCACAGCATGGGCGCCTATGTGCTGCGCCAGGGCCTGCAGGCGGTGATCGCCAAGGATCCGGACGGGCTGGTTCGGCTGTTCGACCAGATCCTGCTGGCCGCGCCGGACGAGGACGACGACGCCTTCGAGCTGGACAGCAAGCTCAAGCCCCTGCCCAGGATCGGCCGGCAGGTGACGGTCTATTTCAACCCGTCGGACCGAGCTCTGGTCATATCGGACAAGACCAAGGGCAATCCCGATCGCCTCGGCTCCGACGGACCCAGGCTGATCGACATGCTGCCCAAGAAGGTGGTGCTGGTCGACTGCCGCAACGTCGCCGCCGACGCCGACACCCTGGTGCAGCATAGCTATTATGTGCGCAGCCCGGCCATGGCGTTCGACATCGGCTCGGTGCTGGCCGGCCTGGACGCCGAGGCCATCGGCAACCGCGAATACGTGCTGTCGCTGCGGGCCTGGCGGATCATCAAGGAGCTGACCTAG
- a CDS encoding RelA/SpoT family protein, with product MAPVAATTTEAPKPRPKFLRQYELIERVHAYDPTADEALLNRAYVYAMRMHGSQTRASGDPYYAHPIEVAGILTEYRLDTATIVTALLHDVIEDTPVTKEEIAKLFGDEIGELVEGVTKLSKLELQAEHMRQAENLRKFILAISKDVRVLLVKLADRLHNMRTLHFIKNQAKRERIARETRDIYAPLARNIGCHRICVELEELSFQHTNPVARDAIIRRLDALREEQGGAVALVSQEISARLESSNLPARVFGREKSPYSIWRKLQRKSIGFSQMSDIYAFRVIVDSEEDCYRALGVVHRAWSSVPDRFKDYISTPKRNNYRSLHTTVVGPRGMRIEMQIRTEAMDRVNEEGVAAHFRYKDASYGLDLEGMEAAGGRDPLANLRQLVQVLEHGGDSEELVEHAKLEMFLDQVFVFTPKGKLVSLPRGAMPLDFAYAVHTDVGDTCIGVKINGELKPLRTPLVNGDVVEVVRGSKPVVPPDWRSLTVTGRARSAIRRHIRQTEKEEFLRLGKASLEQVFERAGKRLKDVSLRPILERFALETEEALYDALGRGRVSPSQVLETAYPGMKDADREAATARRKIEGGQEAARLYVRGGGLTPGVSLHFAHCCSPVPGDRIVGILREDGEGLDVHTIDCPRLAEFEDHEELWRDLNWTPEAERSTISLARLHATIQNAPGVLGLVCTIIGEAGGNIVNLRMHHRQSDFFDTDIDVEVRDAKHLTNISAALRACPSVETVDRTRG from the coding sequence GTGGCGCCGGTCGCCGCGACGACCACCGAGGCGCCCAAGCCTCGCCCCAAGTTTCTTCGCCAGTACGAACTGATCGAGCGGGTCCATGCTTACGACCCGACGGCCGACGAGGCGCTGCTGAACCGCGCCTATGTCTACGCCATGCGCATGCACGGCTCGCAGACCCGGGCCAGCGGCGACCCCTATTACGCCCACCCGATCGAGGTGGCGGGCATCCTCACCGAGTACCGGCTGGACACCGCGACCATCGTCACGGCCCTGCTGCACGACGTGATCGAGGACACCCCGGTCACCAAGGAAGAGATCGCCAAGCTGTTCGGCGACGAGATCGGCGAACTGGTCGAGGGCGTCACCAAGCTTTCCAAGCTCGAGCTGCAGGCCGAGCACATGCGCCAGGCCGAGAACCTGCGCAAATTCATCCTGGCCATCTCCAAGGACGTCCGCGTCCTGCTGGTCAAGCTGGCCGACCGTCTGCACAACATGCGGACGCTGCACTTCATCAAGAACCAGGCCAAGCGCGAGCGGATCGCCCGCGAGACGCGCGACATCTACGCGCCGCTGGCCCGCAACATCGGCTGTCATCGCATCTGCGTGGAGCTGGAGGAGCTCAGCTTCCAGCACACCAATCCGGTGGCCCGCGACGCCATCATCCGGCGCCTGGACGCGCTGCGCGAGGAGCAGGGCGGGGCGGTGGCCCTGGTCAGCCAGGAAATCTCGGCGCGCCTGGAATCGTCCAACCTGCCGGCCCGCGTGTTCGGCCGGGAGAAGTCGCCGTATTCGATCTGGCGCAAGCTGCAGCGCAAGTCGATCGGCTTCTCGCAGATGTCGGACATCTACGCCTTCCGGGTGATCGTCGACAGCGAGGAAGACTGCTACCGCGCCCTGGGCGTCGTGCACCGGGCCTGGTCCAGCGTGCCCGACCGCTTCAAGGATTACATCTCGACGCCGAAGCGGAACAACTACCGCTCGCTGCACACCACGGTGGTCGGCCCGCGCGGCATGCGCATCGAGATGCAGATCCGCACCGAGGCGATGGATCGCGTCAACGAAGAGGGCGTGGCGGCCCACTTCCGCTACAAGGACGCCTCGTACGGCCTGGACCTGGAAGGCATGGAGGCCGCCGGCGGCCGCGATCCGCTGGCCAATCTGCGCCAGCTGGTCCAGGTGCTGGAGCATGGCGGGGACTCCGAAGAACTGGTCGAGCACGCCAAGCTCGAGATGTTCCTGGACCAGGTGTTCGTCTTCACCCCCAAGGGCAAGCTGGTCAGCCTGCCGCGCGGGGCGATGCCGCTGGACTTCGCCTATGCCGTCCACACCGACGTTGGCGACACCTGTATCGGCGTGAAGATCAATGGCGAGCTCAAGCCCCTGCGCACGCCGCTGGTCAATGGCGACGTGGTCGAGGTGGTGCGCGGCTCCAAGCCGGTGGTGCCGCCGGACTGGCGTTCGCTGACGGTGACCGGCCGGGCCCGCTCGGCCATTCGTCGCCATATCCGCCAGACCGAGAAGGAAGAGTTCCTGCGCCTGGGCAAGGCCTCGCTGGAGCAGGTCTTCGAACGCGCCGGCAAACGGCTGAAGGACGTGTCGCTGCGGCCGATCCTGGAGCGCTTCGCCCTAGAGACCGAGGAGGCGCTGTACGACGCCCTGGGTCGTGGCCGCGTCTCGCCCAGCCAGGTGCTGGAGACGGCTTATCCGGGCATGAAGGACGCCGATCGCGAGGCCGCCACGGCCCGTCGCAAGATCGAGGGCGGCCAGGAGGCCGCGCGGCTCTATGTGCGTGGCGGCGGCTTGACCCCGGGCGTCTCGCTGCACTTCGCCCATTGCTGCAGCCCGGTGCCGGGCGACCGCATCGTCGGCATCCTGCGCGAGGACGGAGAGGGTCTGGACGTCCATACCATCGACTGTCCGCGCCTGGCCGAGTTCGAGGACCACGAGGAGCTGTGGCGCGACCTGAACTGGACGCCCGAGGCCGAGCGCTCGACCATCTCTCTGGCCCGCCTGCACGCCACCATCCAGAACGCGCCGGGCGTGCTGGGCCTGGTCTGCACGATCATCGGCGAAGCCGGCGGCAACATCGTCAATCTGCGTATGCACCACCGGCAGAGCGACTTCTTCGACACCGACATCGATGTCGAGGTCCGCGACGCCAAGCACCTGACCAACATCTCGGCCGCGCTGCGGGCCTGCCCGTCGGTCGAGACCGTGGACCGGACGCGCGGTTAA
- the rpoZ gene encoding DNA-directed RNA polymerase subunit omega gives MARVTVEDCVEKVPNRFSLVLLSAHRARGISAGAALMVDRDNDKNPVVALREIADDVIDHEALKEHLISTLQRVDEHTEAEEEAETLALLADPSHMQMSELELVRALQSDRDGGQEERY, from the coding sequence ATGGCCCGCGTCACCGTCGAAGATTGCGTCGAGAAGGTTCCGAACCGCTTCTCGCTGGTCCTGCTGTCGGCGCATCGCGCGCGCGGCATCTCGGCCGGCGCGGCCCTGATGGTCGACCGCGACAACGACAAGAACCCGGTCGTCGCCCTGCGCGAGATCGCCGACGACGTGATCGACCACGAGGCCCTGAAGGAGCACCTCATCAGCACGCTGCAACGTGTCGATGAGCACACCGAGGCCGAGGAAGAGGCCGAGACCCTGGCCCTGCTGGCCGATCCCAGCCACATGCAGATGAGCGAGCTGGAACTGGTCCGCGCTCTGCAGAGCGACCGCGATGGCGGCCAGGAGGAGCGGTACTGA
- a CDS encoding M13 family metallopeptidase — MTLTRSLLACVAACALMTAAPAFAQMKSGVDLTSIDKSIKPGDDFWTYANNTWVKAHPIPADRSRYGKTAVMVEEASKRTVDLIQDAAKGGTGDGKKVGDYYASYMDEAAIEAKGLAPLKTDLARIAAIKDKKQLATVLGGNIRADVDALNSTDFYTDNVLGLWVSPAFDDTSQYAPFLLQGGLGMPDREYYLSDKASMVEARTKYVAHVEKILTLGGVADPAAKAKAIMALETQLAQASASRADSADVQKANNSWTAADFASKAPGLDWAAFFAAAKLSGQPRFIVWHPTMVTGLGKAAAEVPLATWKDYLTFHLLDHYSNVLPKAFVDERFAFYNASLQGVPALSPRWKRAVNSTNAVLGEAVGKLYADKYFSAESKAAVTAMVDSMKVAFEKRIDALAWMDPATKAEARKKVSVLKVGVGYPDTWRDYSAYAVVRGDAFGNLQRSEAFDYATALAKLGKPVDRGEWVMTPQTVNAVNLPMLNALNFPAAILAPPNFDLANDPAANYGATGATIGHEISHSFDDQGAQFDSQGRLRNWWTPADLAQFEKAGTALAEQFDTYKPFPDLAVNGKQTLSENIADVAGLGAALDAYHASLGGKPAPVIDGMTGDQRFFLAFAQSWLGYSRPAALRQQIITDGHAPDQYRAFTVRNLDDWYAAFDIKPGDSMYLPPEKRVKVW, encoded by the coding sequence ATGACCCTGACCCGCTCGTTGCTCGCCTGCGTCGCCGCTTGCGCGCTGATGACCGCCGCCCCCGCCTTCGCCCAGATGAAGAGCGGCGTCGACCTGACTTCGATCGACAAGTCGATCAAGCCGGGCGACGACTTCTGGACCTACGCCAACAACACGTGGGTCAAGGCCCACCCGATCCCGGCCGATCGCAGCCGCTACGGCAAGACCGCGGTGATGGTCGAGGAGGCCAGCAAGCGCACGGTCGACCTGATCCAGGACGCGGCCAAGGGCGGGACGGGCGACGGCAAGAAGGTCGGCGACTACTACGCCAGCTACATGGATGAGGCGGCTATCGAGGCCAAGGGCCTGGCCCCGCTGAAGACGGATCTGGCCCGCATCGCCGCGATCAAGGACAAGAAGCAACTGGCCACGGTGCTGGGCGGCAATATCCGCGCCGACGTCGACGCCCTGAACTCGACCGACTTCTATACCGACAACGTGCTGGGCCTGTGGGTCTCGCCGGCCTTCGACGACACCAGCCAATACGCGCCGTTCCTGCTGCAAGGCGGCCTGGGCATGCCCGACCGCGAATACTACCTCTCGGACAAGGCCTCGATGGTCGAGGCGCGCACCAAGTACGTCGCCCACGTCGAGAAGATCCTGACCCTGGGCGGCGTGGCCGATCCGGCCGCCAAGGCCAAGGCGATCATGGCCCTGGAAACCCAGCTGGCCCAGGCCTCGGCCAGCCGCGCCGACAGCGCCGACGTCCAGAAGGCCAACAACAGCTGGACCGCGGCCGACTTCGCCTCGAAGGCCCCGGGCCTGGACTGGGCCGCCTTCTTCGCCGCCGCCAAGCTGTCGGGCCAGCCGCGCTTCATCGTCTGGCATCCCACGATGGTGACCGGCCTGGGCAAGGCCGCGGCCGAGGTCCCGCTGGCGACCTGGAAGGACTATCTGACCTTCCACCTGCTGGACCACTATTCCAATGTCCTGCCCAAGGCGTTCGTCGATGAGCGCTTCGCCTTCTACAACGCGTCGCTGCAGGGCGTGCCGGCCTTGTCGCCGCGCTGGAAGCGGGCGGTGAACTCGACCAACGCCGTGCTGGGCGAGGCGGTCGGCAAGCTCTATGCCGACAAGTACTTCTCGGCGGAGTCCAAGGCCGCCGTCACGGCCATGGTCGACAGCATGAAGGTCGCCTTCGAGAAGCGCATCGACGCCCTGGCCTGGATGGATCCGGCGACCAAGGCCGAGGCCCGCAAGAAGGTGTCGGTTCTGAAGGTCGGCGTCGGCTATCCCGACACCTGGCGCGACTATTCGGCCTATGCGGTGGTGCGTGGCGACGCGTTCGGCAATCTCCAGCGCTCGGAAGCCTTCGACTACGCCACCGCGCTCGCCAAGCTGGGCAAGCCGGTCGATCGCGGCGAGTGGGTGATGACCCCGCAGACGGTCAACGCCGTGAACCTGCCGATGCTGAACGCCCTGAACTTCCCGGCCGCCATCCTGGCCCCGCCGAACTTCGACCTGGCCAACGACCCGGCCGCCAACTACGGCGCGACCGGGGCCACCATCGGCCACGAGATCAGCCACAGCTTCGACGACCAGGGCGCGCAGTTCGACAGCCAGGGCCGCCTGCGCAACTGGTGGACCCCGGCGGACCTGGCCCAGTTCGAGAAGGCGGGGACGGCGCTGGCCGAGCAGTTCGACACCTACAAGCCGTTCCCCGACCTGGCCGTGAACGGCAAGCAGACGCTGAGCGAGAACATCGCCGACGTCGCCGGCCTGGGCGCGGCGCTGGACGCCTACCACGCCTCGCTGGGCGGTAAGCCCGCCCCGGTGATCGACGGCATGACCGGCGACCAGCGCTTCTTCCTGGCCTTCGCCCAGAGCTGGTTGGGCTATTCGCGCCCGGCGGCCCTGCGCCAGCAGATCATCACCGACGGCCACGCCCCGGACCAGTACCGCGCCTTCACGGTCCGGAACCTGGACGACTGGTACGCCGCCTTTGACATCAAGCCGGGCGACAGCATGTACCTGCCGCCGGAGAAGCGGGTGAAGGTCTGGTAG
- a CDS encoding LabA-like NYN domain-containing protein, with the protein MTFYPTDRLALFIDGANLYSAAKALGFDIDYRKLLDEFKKRGVLIRAYYYTAIAENDDYSPIRPLVDWLDYNGFTLVTKPAREFTDSQGRKRWRGDMDIEIAVDMLQMAETADHLVLFSGDGDFRALVEAIQRKGRRVTVVSTMKSQPPMTSDDLRRQADNFVELADLGAIIGRPQRIQPRPVSDNRTPAEREADDEY; encoded by the coding sequence GTGACCTTCTATCCGACCGACCGGCTCGCGCTGTTCATCGACGGCGCCAATCTCTATTCCGCCGCCAAGGCCCTGGGCTTCGACATCGACTACCGCAAGCTGCTGGACGAGTTCAAAAAGCGCGGCGTCCTGATCCGGGCCTATTACTACACCGCCATCGCCGAGAACGACGACTATTCGCCGATCCGGCCGCTGGTCGACTGGCTGGACTACAACGGCTTCACCCTGGTCACCAAGCCGGCGCGCGAGTTCACCGACAGCCAGGGTCGCAAGCGCTGGCGGGGCGACATGGACATCGAGATCGCCGTCGACATGCTGCAGATGGCCGAGACCGCCGACCACCTGGTGCTGTTCTCGGGCGACGGCGATTTCCGCGCCCTGGTCGAGGCGATCCAGCGCAAGGGTCGCCGGGTCACCGTGGTCTCGACCATGAAGAGCCAGCCGCCGATGACCAGCGACGACCTGCGCCGCCAGGCCGACAACTTCGTCGAACTGGCCGACCTGGGCGCCATCATCGGCCGCCCGCAGCGGATCCAGCCGCGCCCGGTGTCGGACAATCGCACCCCGGCCGAACGCGAAGCCGACGACGAGTACTGA
- a CDS encoding uracil-DNA glycosylase, with the protein MTQVSNIVGEVVPNPAEPPRDCPLCPRLVAYRRENQALYPDYFNGPAPSFGDKDARLLVVGLAPGRKGANRTGRPFTGDYAGTLLYETLIKYGFATGKFEARPDDSLKLVGSAVTNAVRCAPPGNKPETSEENTCRPFLKARLDMFPNLKAIVTLGDVSRRNVLKTLGLKASAGIPGHGSEFQAGPYRIFNSYHCSRLNTNTGRLTTPMFEDLFARVKAYLDEAA; encoded by the coding sequence ATGACCCAGGTTTCCAACATCGTCGGCGAGGTCGTTCCCAACCCCGCCGAGCCGCCGCGCGACTGCCCGCTGTGCCCGCGCCTGGTGGCCTATCGCCGCGAGAACCAGGCGCTGTATCCGGACTATTTCAACGGTCCCGCCCCGTCGTTCGGCGACAAGGACGCGCGGCTGCTGGTCGTCGGCCTGGCCCCCGGCCGCAAGGGCGCCAACCGCACCGGTCGGCCGTTCACCGGCGACTATGCCGGGACCCTGCTCTACGAGACCCTGATCAAGTACGGCTTCGCCACCGGCAAGTTCGAGGCGCGGCCCGATGACAGCCTGAAGCTGGTCGGCAGCGCGGTGACCAACGCCGTCCGCTGCGCCCCGCCCGGTAACAAGCCCGAGACCTCGGAAGAGAACACCTGCCGTCCGTTCCTGAAGGCGCGGCTGGACATGTTTCCGAACCTGAAGGCCATCGTCACCCTGGGCGACGTCTCGCGGCGCAATGTGCTGAAGACCCTGGGCCTGAAGGCTTCCGCCGGCATCCCCGGCCACGGCTCGGAGTTCCAGGCCGGCCCCTACCGGATCTTCAACAGCTATCACTGCTCACGGCTCAACACGAACACCGGCCGCCTGACGACGCCGATGTTCGAGGACCTGTTCGCGCGGGTGAAGGCGTATCTGGACGAAGCCGCCTAG
- a CDS encoding alpha/beta hydrolase, with protein sequence MKALVLAAALLAPGLAQAQQQIPLWPNGAPGFESRKDMPEIPGDYWLRSINNPSVTVYLPPKDVATGAALVVLPGGGHKILVIRSEGTDVAKVLNPAGVAVFIIKYRLFREEGSPYTIENARQDAVRGVRWVRAHAADYGVDPKRIGLMGFSAGGETANLEIYKGAVAGDPKVDAIDAVSARPDFQVLVYPGPLGVPDKVPADAPPAFMVAANDDECCSAPLVDLLPKFRAAKVPVELHLFQAGGHAFNMGLRKEQASFKHWPNLLVDWLNDNGWMKPR encoded by the coding sequence GTGAAGGCGCTGGTCCTGGCCGCGGCCCTGCTGGCGCCCGGCCTGGCCCAGGCCCAGCAGCAGATCCCGCTGTGGCCCAACGGCGCGCCGGGCTTCGAGAGCCGCAAGGACATGCCGGAGATCCCTGGCGACTATTGGCTCAGAAGCATCAACAACCCGTCGGTCACCGTCTATCTGCCGCCCAAGGACGTCGCCACCGGCGCGGCGCTGGTCGTGCTGCCCGGTGGGGGCCACAAGATCCTGGTCATCCGCTCGGAAGGCACGGACGTCGCCAAGGTGCTGAACCCGGCCGGCGTGGCGGTCTTCATCATCAAGTACCGGCTGTTCCGCGAGGAGGGCTCGCCCTACACGATCGAGAACGCCCGCCAGGACGCGGTCCGGGGCGTGCGGTGGGTTCGCGCCCACGCGGCCGACTACGGGGTCGATCCCAAACGCATCGGCCTGATGGGCTTCTCGGCCGGCGGCGAGACGGCGAACCTCGAGATCTACAAGGGCGCGGTGGCCGGCGATCCCAAGGTCGACGCCATCGACGCGGTCAGCGCCCGGCCGGACTTCCAGGTGCTGGTCTATCCAGGGCCGCTGGGCGTGCCCGACAAGGTGCCGGCGGACGCGCCGCCGGCCTTCATGGTCGCCGCCAACGACGACGAGTGCTGCTCGGCGCCGCTGGTCGACCTGTTGCCCAAGTTCCGCGCCGCCAAGGTTCCGGTCGAGCTGCACCTGTTCCAGGCCGGCGGCCACGCCTTCAACATGGGCCTGCGCAAGGAGCAGGCCTCGTTCAAGCACTGGCCGAACCTGCTGGTGGACTGGCTGAACGACAATGGGTGGATGAAGCCGCGCTAG
- a CDS encoding Gfo/Idh/MocA family protein has protein sequence MSKRAFLGAGVAAGLAAGVAPLKAWSQTPDRKLGYAILGLGYYATKIIMPRFAECEHSKLVALVSGTPEKLKTFGEQYGIPESHRYSYETFDRIVDNPDVDIVYVITPNGLHRTFTERAAKAGKHVMCEKPMATSAADCQAMIAACKKAGRKLMIGYRSRFQAHNIEAIKLIRDGAIGPVRSISTDHGFTIGDPTQWRLKKALSGGGSLMDIGIYSLNAARYLTGEEPVAVNAMESTDRSNPRFKEVEDIINFQLLFPSGATAQCGSAYTANFNRYRVSGPKGWIELDPATSYQGQSMRAALGGPPAPREPAPQAKNQFSAQLDHLSECILTGREPIVSGEEGLKDLRVIEAIYRAAREGRTVKL, from the coding sequence ATGAGCAAGCGCGCCTTCCTCGGGGCGGGCGTCGCGGCGGGCCTGGCGGCCGGCGTCGCGCCGCTGAAGGCGTGGAGCCAGACGCCCGACCGCAAGCTGGGCTATGCGATCCTGGGTTTGGGCTACTACGCCACCAAGATCATCATGCCGCGCTTCGCCGAGTGCGAGCATTCCAAGCTGGTCGCCCTGGTCAGCGGTACGCCGGAGAAGCTGAAGACGTTCGGCGAGCAGTACGGCATCCCGGAAAGCCACCGCTACAGCTACGAGACCTTCGACCGGATCGTCGATAATCCCGATGTCGACATCGTCTACGTCATCACGCCCAACGGCCTGCACCGCACCTTCACCGAGCGGGCGGCCAAGGCGGGCAAGCACGTGATGTGCGAGAAGCCGATGGCGACCTCGGCCGCCGATTGCCAGGCGATGATCGCCGCCTGCAAGAAGGCCGGCCGCAAGCTGATGATCGGCTATCGCAGCCGCTTCCAGGCCCACAATATCGAGGCCATCAAGCTGATCCGCGACGGCGCCATCGGGCCGGTGCGCTCGATCTCGACCGACCACGGCTTCACGATCGGCGATCCGACGCAGTGGCGGCTGAAGAAGGCGCTGTCGGGCGGCGGCAGTCTGATGGACATCGGCATCTACAGCCTGAACGCCGCGCGCTACCTGACCGGCGAGGAGCCGGTGGCGGTCAACGCCATGGAGTCCACCGACCGCTCGAACCCGCGCTTCAAGGAGGTGGAGGACATCATCAACTTCCAGCTCCTGTTCCCGTCGGGCGCGACGGCGCAGTGCGGCTCGGCCTACACCGCCAACTTCAACCGCTATCGGGTCAGCGGGCCCAAGGGCTGGATCGAGCTCGACCCGGCGACCAGCTATCAGGGCCAGTCGATGCGGGCCGCGCTGGGCGGGCCGCCGGCGCCGCGCGAGCCGGCGCCGCAGGCGAAGAACCAGTTCTCGGCCCAGCTGGATCACCTGTCCGAGTGCATTCTGACGGGCCGCGAGCCGATCGTCTCGGGCGAGGAGGGTCTGAAGGACCTGCGGGTCATCGAGGCCATCTACCGCGCCGCCCGCGAAGGCCGGACGGTGAAGCTGTGA